In the genome of Bubalus kerabau isolate K-KA32 ecotype Philippines breed swamp buffalo chromosome 8, PCC_UOA_SB_1v2, whole genome shotgun sequence, one region contains:
- the LOC129658518 gene encoding olfactory receptor 10A3-like: MKRQNQSSVVEFILLGFSNFPELQEQLFVVFLVVCLVTLLGNAIIIVVISLEQSLHVPLYLFLQNLSVVDMGISAVIMPVMLVILSTEKMRIFTVGCFAQMYFILLFGVTECFLLGAMAYDRFTAICHPLSYPMIMNKIVFVKLVTFSWVSGITVATVQTTWVFSFPFCGSNEINHLFCETPPVLELACADTFLFEIYAFTGTILTVIVPFLLIFLSYVRILFAILKMPSTTGRQKAFSTCASHLTSVTLFYGTASMTYLQPKSGYSPETKKLMSLAYTLLTPLLNPLIYSLQNSEMKRALMKLWRRKVDIHTF; encoded by the coding sequence ATGAAAAGACAAAACCAAAGCTCTGTGGTTGAATTCATCCTCTTGGGCTTTTCTAACTTCCCTGAACTCCAAGAGCAGCTCTTTGTGGTTTTCTTGGTGGTTTGCCTGGTGACTCTGCTGGGAAATGCCATCATCATAGTCGTCATCTCCCTGGAACAGAGCCTGCACGTCCCCTTGTACCTGTTCCTCCAGAACCTGTCTGTGGTGGATATGGGTATCAGTGCGGTCATTATGCCTGTTATGCTGGTGATCCTTTCCACTGAGAAGATGAGGATTTTTACAGTGGGCTGTTTTGCACAAATgtacttcattcttctttttggTGTGACTGAATGTTTTCTTCTGGGGGCAATGGCTTATGACCGATTTACTGCAATCTGCCATCCTCTGAGCTACCCAATGATTATGAACAAAATAGTTTTTGTGAAATTAGTTACATTCTCATGGGTCTCAGGGATCACAGTGGCTACTGTGCAGACCACATGGGTGTTTAGTTTTCCCTTTTGTGGCTCCAATGAAATTAATCATCTCTTCTGTGAGACTCCACCAGTGTTAGAGCTTGCATGTGCAGACACCTTTTTGTTTGAGATCTATGCATTCACTGGCACCATTCTGACAGTTATTGTTCCATTCTTGTTGATATTCTTGTCATATGTTCGAATTCTCTTTGCCATTCTGAAGATGCCATCAACCACTGGGAGGCAAAAGGCCTTTTCCACCTGTGCCTCCCATCTCACATCTGTTACCCTCTTCTATGGCACAGCCAGTATGACTTACTTACAGCCCAAATCTGGCTACTCCCCAGAAACCAAGAAGCTGATGTCCTTGGCTTACACGTTGCTCACACCTCTGCTGAATCCACTGATCTACAGCTTGCAAAACAGTGAGATGAAAAGAGCTTTGATGAAATTATGGAGAAGAAAAGTGGATATACATACATTCTGA